A genomic segment from Polyangium mundeleinium encodes:
- a CDS encoding putative metal-binding motif-containing protein yields MIMRPRRSLASLARAAASAALLLGTSSAAYAAQSLTVGNTGQPATLPGDVTNDFNVLTIKSGAVLRVLAKGSGPSTGRLHIRANRIVIESDALIDATGSGHPGKAGQPGEGMGGGQVNGNSAGGGGAYFGGGGDGTTQAPACGGPFGLGGSSYGTPLMLDLGSAGGSGSATPGMGASGGNGGGGVWLQAARIEINGTIAANGANGNVLANIGAGGGAGGHVILDAYVIDWGPKAKITARGAAGGIGTIGVGGSGGGGIVRIHASTVSAPPVGVIDVSGGPSPMDCSTGAGDQGTNEFDDQNVECFDLDGDGARSVLCGDTDCDDTDAEVAPGLPELCNNKDDNCDGQIDEGETDCAQGLICKAGKCGSEVNPDAGTTDGGDAPAAPVTVEYRGGCSLAPATQGSFALAGLGVSAALAGLLARRAKRTR; encoded by the coding sequence ATGATCATGCGCCCACGCCGTTCACTTGCTTCTCTCGCCCGAGCCGCGGCCTCCGCGGCTCTGCTCCTCGGCACCTCGAGCGCCGCCTACGCGGCGCAGTCGCTCACCGTGGGGAACACGGGCCAGCCGGCGACGTTGCCCGGCGACGTCACGAACGACTTCAACGTCCTGACCATCAAGAGCGGCGCCGTGCTCCGCGTGCTCGCCAAGGGCTCGGGGCCCTCGACGGGTCGGCTGCACATCCGCGCCAACCGCATCGTCATCGAGTCCGACGCCCTGATCGACGCCACGGGATCGGGTCATCCCGGCAAGGCGGGCCAGCCCGGCGAGGGCATGGGCGGCGGCCAGGTGAACGGCAACAGCGCGGGCGGCGGCGGCGCCTACTTCGGCGGCGGCGGCGACGGGACGACCCAGGCGCCCGCGTGCGGCGGGCCATTTGGCCTCGGCGGCTCGTCGTACGGCACCCCCTTGATGCTCGACCTCGGCAGCGCGGGCGGCTCGGGCAGCGCGACGCCCGGCATGGGCGCGAGCGGCGGCAACGGCGGCGGCGGCGTCTGGCTGCAAGCCGCGCGCATCGAGATCAACGGGACGATCGCGGCGAACGGCGCGAACGGCAACGTGCTCGCGAACATCGGCGCGGGCGGCGGCGCGGGCGGCCACGTGATCCTCGACGCGTACGTCATCGACTGGGGGCCGAAGGCGAAGATCACGGCGAGGGGCGCCGCGGGCGGGATCGGCACGATCGGCGTCGGCGGCTCGGGCGGCGGCGGCATCGTGCGCATCCACGCGAGCACCGTCTCGGCGCCGCCGGTGGGCGTGATCGACGTGAGCGGCGGGCCGTCGCCGATGGACTGCTCCACGGGCGCGGGGGATCAGGGGACGAACGAGTTCGACGATCAGAACGTCGAGTGCTTCGACCTCGACGGCGACGGCGCGCGCTCGGTCCTCTGCGGCGACACCGACTGCGACGACACGGATGCAGAGGTCGCGCCGGGCCTGCCCGAGCTCTGCAACAACAAGGACGACAACTGCGACGGCCAGATCGACGAGGGCGAGACGGACTGCGCGCAGGGCCTGATCTGCAAGGCGGGCAAGTGCGGCTCCGAGGTGAACCCCGACGCGGGCACGACCGACGGCGGCGACGCGCCGGCGGCGCCCGTGACTGTCGAGTACCGCGGCGGCTGCTCGCTCGCGCCGGCGACCCAGGGAAGCTTCGCGCTCGCGGGCCTCGGGGTCTCGGCCGCGCTCGCGGGGCTGCTCGCGCGAAGGGCGAAGAGGACGCGATGA
- the pdhA gene encoding pyruvate dehydrogenase (acetyl-transferring) E1 component subunit alpha: MTTTRKHSDELHLALYRKMFQIRRFEEEAARAYAQGKIGGFLHLYIGQEPVAVGAVAALQPTDYAITTYRDHGLALARGMTSRAAMAELFGKVTGCSKGLGGSMHFFDAEHNMLGGYGIVGGHVPLAVGTAFASKYREDGRVAIVFLGEGAVSIGDFHEGMSLAALWKLPIVIVVENNEYAMGTSLARTLSVEDVSLKAVGYGMARDRFFAHHVLEVYDRIGEAIDRARTTSEPTLVEVRTYRFRGHSMSDPGKYRTPDELEERKRKDPLLVSRGELEGKGHQEALQKIEAEIEAEIEDAVRFAEESPEPGPELLEATTYKGAFAR; encoded by the coding sequence ATGACCACGACGCGAAAGCATTCCGACGAGCTCCACCTCGCTCTGTATCGAAAGATGTTCCAGATCCGCCGCTTCGAGGAAGAAGCGGCGCGCGCGTACGCGCAGGGCAAGATCGGTGGATTTCTCCATCTCTACATCGGCCAGGAGCCGGTGGCCGTCGGCGCCGTGGCGGCGCTCCAGCCGACGGACTACGCGATCACCACGTACCGTGATCATGGCCTCGCCCTCGCCCGCGGGATGACCTCGCGCGCGGCGATGGCCGAGCTCTTCGGCAAGGTGACGGGTTGCTCGAAGGGCCTCGGCGGCTCGATGCACTTCTTCGACGCCGAGCACAACATGCTCGGTGGCTACGGCATCGTGGGCGGCCACGTGCCGCTCGCCGTCGGCACCGCGTTCGCCTCGAAGTACCGGGAGGACGGGCGCGTCGCGATCGTCTTCCTCGGCGAGGGCGCGGTGAGCATCGGCGACTTCCACGAGGGCATGTCGCTCGCGGCGCTCTGGAAGCTGCCGATCGTGATCGTGGTCGAGAACAACGAGTACGCGATGGGCACGTCGCTCGCGCGCACGCTCTCGGTCGAGGACGTCTCGCTGAAGGCGGTGGGCTACGGCATGGCGCGGGATCGCTTCTTCGCGCACCACGTGCTCGAGGTGTACGACCGCATCGGCGAGGCGATCGACCGCGCGCGGACGACGAGCGAGCCGACGCTGGTCGAGGTGCGCACGTATCGCTTCCGCGGCCACTCGATGAGTGATCCGGGCAAGTACCGCACGCCCGACGAGCTCGAAGAGCGCAAGCGCAAGGACCCGCTCCTGGTCTCGCGCGGCGAGCTCGAAGGGAAAGGCCATCAAGAGGCGCTTCAGAAGATCGAGGCCGAGATCGAGGCCGAGATCGAGGACGCCGTTCGTTTCGCCGAGGAGAGCCCCGAGCCGGGGCCCGAGCTGCTCGAGGCGACCACCTACAAGGGAGCATTCGCGCGATGA
- a CDS encoding pyruvate dehydrogenase complex E1 component subunit beta yields MSVMRYREAVRAAMIEEMERDERVYLIGEEVGAYQGAYKVSEGMLERFGPKRVIDAPITESGFTGISIGAAMVGLRPIVEYMTWNFSAVAFDQILNNAAKIRQMSGGQLHVPIVLRAPNGSARQVGSQHSHAMEHFYAHVPGLKVLAPATPADAKGLLKAAIRDDDPVLFMESETLYNVKGEVPDDPDVVVPMGQARIAREGKDVSIIAYGRPVHLALEAAAQLEKEGIDAEVVDLRSLRPLDEQALVRTVQKTHRAVLTYEGWPYGGVGGEIVDRIQRLAFDELDAPILRVTFRDVPMPYNAKLEQYVLPQPDRIADAVREVLYRKG; encoded by the coding sequence ATGAGCGTCATGCGCTACAGGGAGGCGGTTCGCGCCGCCATGATCGAGGAAATGGAGCGCGACGAGCGCGTCTACCTCATCGGCGAGGAAGTCGGCGCGTACCAGGGCGCGTACAAGGTGAGCGAGGGCATGCTCGAGCGCTTCGGCCCGAAGCGCGTGATCGACGCCCCGATCACGGAGAGCGGCTTCACGGGCATCTCGATCGGCGCGGCGATGGTCGGGCTCCGGCCGATCGTCGAGTACATGACGTGGAACTTCTCGGCCGTCGCGTTTGATCAGATCCTGAACAACGCGGCGAAGATCCGGCAGATGTCGGGCGGCCAGCTCCACGTGCCCATCGTGCTGCGCGCGCCGAACGGCTCGGCGCGGCAGGTGGGCTCGCAGCACTCGCACGCGATGGAGCATTTTTACGCGCACGTGCCCGGGCTCAAGGTGCTCGCGCCCGCGACACCCGCCGACGCGAAGGGGCTGCTCAAGGCGGCGATCCGTGACGACGATCCGGTGCTCTTCATGGAGAGCGAGACGCTCTACAACGTGAAGGGCGAGGTGCCGGACGATCCGGATGTCGTCGTGCCGATGGGCCAGGCGCGGATCGCGCGCGAGGGCAAGGACGTGTCGATCATCGCGTACGGTCGCCCCGTGCACCTCGCGCTCGAAGCGGCGGCGCAGCTCGAAAAGGAGGGCATCGACGCGGAGGTCGTGGACCTCCGGTCGCTGCGGCCGCTCGACGAGCAGGCGCTCGTGCGGACGGTGCAGAAGACGCACCGCGCGGTGCTCACGTACGAGGGCTGGCCGTACGGCGGCGTGGGCGGCGAGATCGTCGACCGCATCCAGCGCCTCGCCTTCGACGAGCTCGACGCGCCGATCCTGCGCGTCACGTTCCGCGACGTACCCATGCCGTACAACGCGAAGCTCGAGCAGTACGTCCTGCCGCAACCCGATCGGATCGCCGACGCGGTCCGCGAGGTGCTGTACCGGAAGGGCTGA
- a CDS encoding pyruvate dehydrogenase complex dihydrolipoamide acetyltransferase: MAKVLDMPKLSPTMEEGQISVWHKKEGDTIGVDDLLAEVETDKATMEYRSFDKGTILKILTPAGSVVRLGQPVAIIGAPGEDVAALVAKVGGGEAPTAAPAPKAEAAPAPAPAPAAAPAPAPAAAAPAPAAAPAPAPAAAPAPAPAPAGEPGRVKASPYVRKLARERDLSLAGVTGSGPGGRIVARDLDALPKAAPAPAEAPAAAPAPAQAPAAAPGELAAPEVRPLSMMRKAIARRLVESKQTVPHFYLTIDVDADPLNALREQINAELAAAAEPGKDASKISLNDLIVKACAIALRRVPECNAQYTPDAILVHRRVDISVAVAVSEGLVTPVVRDADKKSITAIGAEIRDLAGRAKAKKLKPEEMANGTFSISNLGMYGIDEFSAVINPPEGAILAVGQVRREPVVKGDAVVPGRRLAMTLSCDHRVIDGAVGAAFLKALRALLERPMQILVS; the protein is encoded by the coding sequence ATGGCCAAGGTTCTCGATATGCCGAAGCTGTCCCCCACGATGGAGGAGGGACAGATCAGCGTCTGGCACAAGAAGGAAGGGGACACGATCGGCGTCGACGATCTGCTCGCCGAGGTGGAAACCGACAAGGCGACGATGGAGTATCGGTCCTTCGACAAGGGCACGATCCTCAAGATCCTGACGCCCGCAGGCAGCGTCGTGCGCCTCGGACAACCCGTGGCGATCATCGGCGCGCCCGGCGAGGACGTCGCCGCCCTCGTCGCGAAGGTGGGCGGCGGCGAAGCGCCGACCGCGGCGCCGGCCCCGAAGGCCGAAGCCGCGCCCGCGCCCGCGCCTGCCCCCGCAGCCGCGCCTGCCCCCGCTCCCGCGGCCGCTGCCCCCGCTCCCGCAGCCGCTCCTGCTCCCGCTCCCGCAGCCGCTCCCGCTCCCGCTCCCGCGCCCGCGGGCGAGCCTGGGCGGGTCAAAGCCTCGCCGTACGTCCGCAAGCTCGCCCGGGAGCGGGACCTGAGCCTCGCGGGCGTCACGGGCTCGGGCCCGGGCGGCCGTATCGTCGCGCGGGACCTCGACGCGCTCCCGAAGGCCGCGCCCGCCCCGGCAGAGGCCCCCGCGGCCGCGCCCGCGCCGGCACAGGCCCCCGCGGCCGCGCCGGGCGAGCTCGCCGCGCCCGAGGTGCGCCCGCTCAGCATGATGCGCAAGGCCATCGCGCGGAGGCTCGTCGAGTCGAAGCAGACGGTCCCGCATTTCTATCTGACGATCGACGTCGACGCAGATCCGTTGAATGCGCTGCGCGAGCAGATCAACGCAGAGCTCGCCGCCGCGGCCGAGCCCGGCAAGGACGCGTCGAAGATCTCCCTCAACGATCTGATCGTCAAGGCCTGCGCCATTGCCTTGCGCCGCGTCCCCGAGTGCAACGCGCAATATACGCCCGACGCCATTCTCGTGCACCGCCGCGTCGACATCTCGGTCGCCGTCGCCGTCTCCGAGGGCCTCGTCACGCCCGTCGTGCGCGACGCCGACAAGAAGAGCATCACCGCCATCGGCGCGGAGATCCGCGATCTCGCGGGCCGCGCGAAGGCGAAGAAGCTCAAGCCGGAGGAAATGGCGAACGGCACGTTCTCCATCTCGAACCTCGGCATGTACGGGATCGACGAGTTCTCCGCGGTCATCAACCCGCCCGAGGGCGCGATCCTGGCCGTCGGCCAGGTGCGGCGCGAGCCCGTCGTGAAGGGCGACGCCGTGGTCCCCGGTCGCCGCCTCGCGATGACGCTCTCCTGCGATCACCGCGTCATCGACGGCGCCGTCGGCGCGGCCTTCCTGAAGGCGCTGCGGGCGCTGCTCGAGCGCCCGATGCAGATCCTCGTCTCCTGA
- a CDS encoding MarC family protein, with the protein MTELVTFFFVALSAVFFVVDPIGVVPIFLAITSNDAPDKIRQMARRACVTGYFILMTFAIFGGVIFKIFGISLGAFRVAGGLLLMLTALDMLRAKRAGTRTSPEETEESARKEDVALVPLAMPLLAGPGSIASVMVLMSQGNTRSLLFAVPVLLAVTITFVAAYYILRAASLVQRVLGQSGVAILERVMGLILAAIAVQFVADGARDLLRTP; encoded by the coding sequence TTGACCGAGCTCGTGACGTTTTTCTTCGTCGCCCTTTCGGCGGTGTTTTTCGTGGTCGACCCGATCGGCGTCGTGCCGATTTTCCTCGCCATCACGTCGAACGATGCGCCCGATAAGATCCGGCAGATGGCGCGCCGCGCCTGCGTCACGGGGTACTTCATCCTGATGACGTTCGCGATCTTCGGTGGCGTCATTTTCAAGATCTTCGGCATCAGCCTCGGCGCCTTCCGCGTGGCGGGCGGGCTCCTGCTCATGCTCACCGCGCTGGACATGCTGCGCGCCAAGCGTGCGGGGACCCGCACCTCGCCCGAGGAGACCGAGGAGAGCGCCCGCAAGGAGGACGTGGCCCTCGTGCCCCTCGCCATGCCCCTGCTCGCTGGCCCGGGCTCCATCGCCAGCGTGATGGTGCTCATGTCCCAGGGCAACACGCGGAGCCTCCTCTTCGCCGTGCCCGTCCTGCTTGCCGTCACGATCACGTTTGTCGCGGCCTATTACATCCTGCGCGCGGCCTCGCTCGTGCAGCGTGTCCTCGGGCAGAGCGGCGTGGCGATCCTCGAGCGCGTGATGGGCCTCATCCTCGCCGCGATCGCCGTGCAATTCGTCGCCGACGGCGCGCGCGATTTGCTGCGCACCCCTTGA
- a CDS encoding 6-pyruvoyl trahydropterin synthase family protein, which produces MGRTPRYLAFRMFRVTEEVRFCYGHRLLDYEGPCARIHGHNARVEIELSAPTLDRKGFVADFFDIEKAGKEWILAQFDHRLILREDDPVIPFLKQAGEAFLTLPVNPSAENFAKLIFDHLRAHGVPVTAVSFYETDTAVATYDER; this is translated from the coding sequence GTGGGGCGGACGCCGCGGTATCTCGCCTTCCGCATGTTCCGCGTGACCGAAGAAGTGCGGTTTTGTTATGGCCACCGCCTGCTGGACTACGAGGGCCCTTGCGCCCGCATCCACGGCCACAACGCCCGCGTCGAGATCGAGCTCTCGGCGCCCACGCTCGACCGCAAAGGGTTCGTCGCGGACTTCTTCGACATCGAGAAGGCCGGCAAGGAGTGGATCCTCGCGCAGTTCGACCACCGCCTGATCCTGCGGGAGGACGATCCCGTCATTCCCTTCCTGAAGCAGGCGGGCGAGGCGTTCCTCACGCTGCCGGTGAATCCGAGCGCCGAGAATTTCGCGAAGCTCATTTTCGACCACCTGCGCGCGCACGGCGTGCCCGTCACGGCCGTGTCGTTCTATGAGACGGATACGGCCGTCGCGACGTACGACGAGCGCTGA
- a CDS encoding SDR family oxidoreductase — protein sequence MSKAALVTGAGKRIGRAIAMMLARDGFSVAVHYHRSREEAESLVAAIESAGGRAAAVAADLADEAETASLVERAAGLVGPLVALVNNASTFEYDTPETATRESWDLHMEANLRAPFVLTQQFARRLPEGAEGAVVNVLDQRVWNLSPHYTTYTVSKAGLWALTRTLSLALAPRIRVNAVGPGPTLPSAQQTPEQFAAQCAGTPLGRGATPEDVCDAVRYLLSARAVTGQMIAVDGGQHLGWATPPDSMPD from the coding sequence ATGAGCAAGGCAGCCCTCGTCACCGGCGCCGGCAAGCGAATCGGCCGCGCGATTGCGATGATGCTCGCGCGGGACGGTTTTTCGGTGGCGGTTCATTACCACCGTTCGCGGGAAGAAGCGGAGAGCCTCGTCGCCGCGATCGAATCGGCGGGCGGGCGCGCGGCGGCGGTCGCGGCGGACCTCGCGGACGAGGCGGAGACGGCGTCGCTCGTGGAGCGCGCGGCGGGCCTCGTGGGTCCGCTCGTGGCGCTCGTGAACAACGCCTCGACGTTCGAGTACGACACGCCGGAGACGGCCACGCGCGAGAGCTGGGACCTGCACATGGAGGCGAACCTCCGGGCGCCTTTCGTGCTCACGCAGCAATTCGCGCGGCGCCTGCCCGAAGGGGCGGAGGGCGCGGTCGTGAATGTCCTCGATCAGCGCGTGTGGAATTTGAGCCCGCATTACACGACGTATACCGTGAGCAAGGCCGGGCTCTGGGCGCTCACGCGGACGCTCTCCCTCGCGCTCGCGCCGCGCATCCGGGTGAACGCGGTGGGCCCGGGGCCGACGCTGCCGAGCGCGCAGCAAACGCCCGAGCAGTTCGCCGCGCAATGCGCCGGTACACCGCTCGGCCGCGGGGCGACGCCCGAGGACGTTTGTGACGCCGTGCGGTACCTGCTCTCGGCGCGCGCGGTGACGGGGCAGATGATCGCGGTGGATGGCGGCCAGCACCTCGGCTGGGCCACGCCGCCGGATTCGATGCCCGATTGA